The Mercurialis annua linkage group LG2, ddMerAnnu1.2, whole genome shotgun sequence genome contains a region encoding:
- the LOC126669631 gene encoding uncharacterized protein LOC126669631: MEDNSSLPMCNCGQIAILKTAWTNANPGRRFLGCSRYGTMGACNYFAWFDDETCDHTRVVILGLLKKLRKYELEADKAREKRTSKKKIVAVIIMVVVAFILGTLM; encoded by the exons ATGGAAGACAATAGTTCGCTACCTATGTGTAATTGTGGGCAAATTGCTATCTTGAAGACGGCATGGACGAATGCAAATCCAGGACGTCGGTTTCTTGGCTGTTCTCGTTATGGG ACAATGGGAGCTTGCAACTACTTTGCCTGGTTTGATGATGAAACTTGTGATCATACAAGAGTTGTGATTTTGGGACTTCTGAAAAAGCTAAGGAAATATGAACTTGAAGCAGACAAAGCAAGAGAGAAGAGaacaagcaaaaaaaaaattgttgctGTAATTATCATGGTTGTTGTTGCTTTCATTTTAGGAACTTTAATGTAA
- the LOC126668290 gene encoding uncharacterized protein LOC126668290, protein MAMLIATSFFYEHLHFTSCLMLQLLNVVPLGFPGKYCLIFELLSVDPCVFVVYWKEMRTKAVKMLWHHGGTVLHEPPWYKGGKVVLEWIDADYLSLEELKWYTFDYGYENVEGVYYRGERGTQLVFVDSDRFLLNVASGFEEGESINFYVSHIIDVPHVTEVVQDGERGEEEAVAEVEVVRDGGRGEEEAVGEVEVVQDGGRGEEDAEIEVEVVQDGDRGEEEAEGESDSNSDIESIRTVNTSSDNVEEGESENYCSDVDQENLEVRAEVRQYKKNKRARRNFGEPIEEVAVGTTGIDAGFAEHELGGNKFADKIGGDEAFYDSDDHGSENEAISDDEGSDLPPRSVSTHAHYDPTTVIPRWELGMIFFSAVQFREAVYKYGVAKGITFKLKPNQRDKVRAKCKGEGCPWVLFASIDSKTHNFIIKTYEPKHCCFKYNKTVHCNAKYLATYFKSRVLSQPSIKVNQLQQIVREELNIYVGATSVRRAKNRILEGAMGDPVMEYGRLHDYVDEINRSNPGTTCFVRANRNEDGTETFRSFYVCFYALKQGFKEGCRKILGFDGCFLKGPCQGQLLVAVSKDGNNQMFPIAWAIVELENTRSWEWFIHQLKNDLDLRLGEDLTVVTDMQKGLIKALANELPEAEHRWCARHIWAAWQKKWKGDDRRKKFWECAYSTFEAQLIDKLQELNVLGEGIVEDALEYAKEQWIRVYFRTEVKCDAVENNMCETFNGWILQARHYTVITMLEEIRIKVMNRIRTMRNFAHTWISDISPVVQMKLDENKVRASKCNLQFNGGHGFEVLDGPYGHTVDLVRETCTCRAWELKGIPCAHACVAIMHKKGDPDKYVSHWFSKEKYMEAYKYLMQPVKGMKLWPESNHPTIRPPEIAKKPGRPKKERRKDRDEPRKQKSGKFSRRGGTMTCSICHGEGHNKKGCNGRRTNEVNRGSTPAPSSGAAPSSGGRGSTPAPSSGPAPSSGGRGSGTAFSSGGTRHVPLPVPVPIPSSESTRPAPSPVFGDRGAVQVAGRGRGRGRGTGIGRGRGRGTGIGSKRFAAPTQSSNAKKICPGYGITYLDNGVGVQNIGTPSARVFQVPPQIKSSAVITGDLGFKPASLRWNGDNSISSRNLQKQRDEIRMTRLRAAQMANQSSQNQSQASSSNNNV, encoded by the exons ATGGCAATGCTTATTGCTACgagttttttttatgaacaCCTCCATTTTACGAG TTGTTTAATGCTTCAGTTATTGAATGTGGTCCCTTTAGGGTTTCCTGGAAAATATTGTTTAATCTTTGAGTTATTGAGTGTGGACCCTTGTGTGTTTGTTGTTTACTGGAAAGA AATGAGGACAAAAGCAGTCAAAATGTTGTGGCATCATGGTGGGACTGTTTTACATGAGCCACCTTGGTATAAGGGTGGGAAGGTTGTCTTAGAGTGGATAGATGCAGATTATTTGTCTTTAGAAGAGTTAAAATGGTACACTTTTGATTATGGGTATGAAAATGTAGAAGGAGTGTACTATAGGGGGGAGAGAGGTACACAGTTAGTATTTGTGGATAGTGATAGGTTCCTACTTAATGTGGCTAGTGGGTTTGAAGAAGGAGAGTCTATTAACTTTTATGTCTCCCATATTATTGATGTGCCACATGTTACTGAGGTAGTCCAGGATGGTGAGAGAGGTGAGGAAGAGGCAGTGGCTGAGGTTGAGGTAGTCCGGGATGGTGGGAGAGGTGAGGAAGAGGCAGTGGGTGAGGTTGAGGTAGTCCAGGATGGTGGGAGAGGTGAGGAAGATGCAGAGATTGAGGTTGAGGTAGTCCAGGATGGTGATAGAGGTGAGGAAGAGGCAGAGGGTGAATCTGACAGTAACAGTGACATTGAGAGCATCAGGACTGTAAATACAAGTTCTGATAATGTAGAAGAGGGTGAATCTGAAAATTATTGCAGTGATGTTGATCAAGAGAATTTAGAGGTTAGGGCAGAAGTTAGGCAGTACAAAAAGAACAAGAGAGCAAGAAGGAATTTTGGTGAACCTATTGAAGAAGTTGCAGTAGGAACTACTGGAATTGATGCTGGTTTTGCAGAACATGAACTTGGAGGGAATAAATTTGCAGACAAGATAGGGGGGGATGAAGCTTTCTATGACAGTGATGACCATGGCAGTGAAAATGAGGCTATTTCTGATGATGAAGGCTCAGATTTGCCACCAAGGTCAGTCAGCACTCATGCTCACTATGATCCTACCACTGTCATTCCTAGATGGGAATTAGGTATGATTTTTTTCTCTGCTGTGCAATTTAGGGAGGCAGTTTATAAGTATGGTGTGGCTAAAGGGATAACTTTTAAGTTAAAGCCTAATCAACGTGATAAGGTTAGAGCAAAATGCAAAGGTGAAGGCTGCCCATGGGTTCTTTTTGCAAGCATAGATAGTAAGAcccataattttataattaaaacctaTGAGCCTAAGCATTGCTGTttcaaatacaacaaaacaGTTCATTGTAATGCCAAATACCTAGCAACTTACTTTAAGTCCAGAGTGTTATCACAACCTTCAATTAAGGTTAATCAACTTCAACAAATTGTGAGGGAAGAACTAAATATATATGTTGGTGCGACATCGGTTAGAAGAGCTAAGAATAGGATTTTGGAGGGTGCAATGGGGGATCCAGTTATGGAGTATGGTAGGTTACATGACTATGTTGATGAGATTAACCGTAGTAATCCAGGAACTACCTGCTTTGTGAGGGCAAATAGAAATGAGGATGGGACTGAGACATTTAGGAGTTTTTATGTATGTTTTTATGCACTTAAACAAGGGTTCAAAGAAGGGTGTAGGAAAATTTTAGGGTTTGATGGCTGTTTTCTGAAGGGTCCTTGCCAAGGACAGCTTCTAGTTGCTGTTTCTAAGGATGGCAACAACCAGATGTTCCCAATTGCGTGGGCAATTGTGGAACTTGAAAACACAAGAAGTTGGGAATGGTTCATTCACCAGTTGAAGAATGATTTGGACCTTAGATTGGGTGAAGACTTGACTGTTGTGACAGATATGCAGAAG GGACTAATTAAAGCATTGGCTAATGAATTGCCTGAAGCAGAACACCGTTGGTGTGCCAGGCATATATGGGCTGCTTGGCAAAAGAAGTGGAAGGGAGATGACAGAAGAAAGAAATTCTGGGAGTGTGCATACTCTACATTTGAAGCTCAATTGATAGATAAGTTGCAAGAATTAAATGTGTTAGGGGAAGGGATTGTTGAGGATGCACTGGAATATGCAAAAGAGCAATGGATCAGAGTCTATTTTAGGACAGAAGTTAAGTGCGATGCAGTGGAGAATAACATGTGTGAGACCTTTAATGGTTGGATTTTACAAGCAAGACATTATACAGTCATAACTATGTTAGAAGAGATTAGGATTAAGGTAATGAATAGAATCAGGACGATGAGAAATTTTGCACACACTTGGATTTCAGACATATCTCCTGTGGTTCAAATGAAGCTGGATGAAAATAAGGTTAGAGCTTCTAAATGCAATCTGCAGTTTAATGGGGGACACGGATTTGAAGTTTTAGATGGACCTTATGGGCACACTGTTGACTTGGTGAGGGAGACTTGCACTTGCAGAGCATGGGAGCTTAAAGGGATACCATGTGCACATGCCTGTGTTGCCATTATGCATAAGAAAGGGGACCCTGACAAGTATGTTTCCCACTGGTTCAGTAAAGAGAAATATATGGAGGCTTACAAGTACCTTATGCAGCCAGTTAAAGGTATGAAACTGTGGCCAGAATCCAATCATCCAACAATCAGGCCTCCTGAGATAGCTAAGAAGCCAGGGAGACCAAAGAAGGAAAGACGAAAAGATAGAGACGAACCAAGGAAACAAAAATCTGGGAAGTTTTCAAGGAGAGGTGGAACAATGACCTGCTCAATCTGTCATGGTGAGGGCCATAATAAAAAAGGATGTAATGGAAGAAGAACAAATGAG GTGAACCGAGGGTCTACACCAGCCCCATCTTCTGGAGCAGCCCCATCTTCTGGAGGAAGAGGGTCTACACCAGCCCCATCTTCTGGACCAGCCCCATCTTCTGGAGGAAGAGGGTCTGGCACTGCATTTTCTTCTGGAGGCACAAGGCATGTACCTTTACCTGTACCTGTACCTATCCCATCTTCTGAAAGCACAAGGCCTGCACCATCTCCAGTCTTTGGAGATAGAGGAGCTGTACAGGTTGCTGGTAGAGGAAGAGGGAGAGGAAGAGGTACTGGCATAGGAAGGGGGAGAGGAAGAGGTACTGGCATTGGTTCAAAAAGGTTTGCTGCTCCAACTCAGTCATCAAATGCCAAAAAGATTTGCCCTGGATATGGAATTACATACTTGGATAATGGAGTCGGAGTTCAAAAT ATTGGGACACCATCAGCTAGAGTGTTTCAGGTGCCACCTCAAATTAAGAGTTCTGCAGTCATCACCGGGGACTTGGGATTCAAACCTGCTAGTTTGAGATGGAATGGGGATAACTCTATAAGCTCAAGAAATTTGCAAAAACAAAGAGATGAGATCCGGATGACTAGGTTACGGGCGGCGCAAATGGCAAACCAAAGTTCCCAGAATCAATCTCAAGCTAGTTCCTCTAACAACAATGTTTGA